From the Manihot esculenta cultivar AM560-2 chromosome 14, M.esculenta_v8, whole genome shotgun sequence genome, the window GGGAATCAAATGGGTCGGTGATGTTGGGACGGACGGCAAAAGCCTGCAAAACCTCTAACAATAATGTTGCTTTCTAGTCCACAAGTTTTTGTCCAGAAAATTCCATGAAAGCCAGATCACCATTTTCCACTTCCAGgaattattaatcaaatcaacgCAGTTCCACTATAAGTAACCCTCCAAGTTCACACGTTTATCCATCGTCTAAAAGTAGCTGAATATCCCATATCTTCCTCTGAAGTCTGAAACTTCGTTTCCCAAACGCTTGACCTTCTTGAAATCTCACAAAAAATGACTGCATTTAAGTCCTTAGCAGCTATTTCTATGCTTCTTGCAATGTCATTAACAGTTTCCGAGAGCAGGGTTCAAAGGAAGGACTTGAGTGTGGATCTTGGGGGCATAGGACTTGGTGTTGGAGCTGGTTTAGGTATTGGCTTAGGTGGTGGCAGTGGTTCAGGGGCTGGAGCTGGTTCTGGTTCCGGTTCTGGTTCTGGGTCCAGTTCAAGCTCAAGTTCAGCTTCATCCTCCTCCAGTTCAAGTTCTGGATCTGGTGCGGGTTCTGAAGCAGGTTCATATGCTGGGTCTTATGCAGGATCACGAGCAGGGTCAAGATCTGGTGGAAATCAGGGACAGGGATCAGGTCGGGGCCATGGCTCTGGCTCTGGTTCTGGATATGGCAAGGGATCAGGCGGAGGGGGTGGCTCAGGCCAAGGAGAAGGGTATGGTGAAGGCCATGGTGAAGGGTATGGGAGCGGTGACGGTGGCAACTAAAGAACGCATGTAGGACAACATAGAAAAATAGAGTGAGCGTTAATTAGTATTAATCACCACGATGTAACtcgagaaaaaaaattttaaataaataagttgGTGGTTCAATCTTATGTTATATTTTCTTGTGTTTTATTTATCAATTCTTACCCAAACTCACATGGTCGGGTGTTGGGACGGTTTAGATGGAGCCTTCTCTGCCCTCTTTCTACTCTTATTCAATAAAATCTTTGCTTATTATAATAAAGATAATGAGAAATATTGTATTATATACTAATTATAAGATAATGGGAAATATTTTATTGAGagtaattgataaaaaatctaatatttatatattttttattttaatttaaatatttaaattttgtatgAATTGATTCaatatttacattaaaatataattttagctaatttttaaaaaccaaaatataaaaatttaaatatcatgctaaatatattattttattattttttaaatataaaattaactccaaatataaaaataatattacctCATATTTAACTATAGTAGTAATCTGAATGTTAAATATGTAATCCACAATTTCAACAAtagatagattttattttataatagtaattataaaataaaatattattttaattatttatatactattattttaaattaaataatatatttattataaaatactcATAATTATTactctaaaataaaattaattaccgTTGAATGTAATGgattgtaaatttaattttaattttaaaaattaattaaaattatatctagATGCAAatgctaaattaatttatttaaaatttaaatatttaaattaaaatacaaaaggaTATAAAAGTTAAACTTTttcactaataaattttttattaaaaataaaataaattattttttattattataaataataaaaaaattaaattttatttttaaaaattttaaattactatCAAATTATTGCCCTAACAATTTCACTAActattttttccctttttaatAGGGTCAACCACTAATAAAATATTGCTAGTAGTGtctccataattttttttttcatacattCTCCACCATCTTTTTAATGGCTTAATCATCGTTCATTGATATTTTGAGTTTGTTCCAAAGAATTATTTCCCACATAATTCTtgccaattttattttaaaattcaattaattaaatactccaaattaaaaaatacactaaaaatttcatttaaataattatatacttttaaataatatttcactttcttaaaaaaatatatacattgaTGACTGTTGGGTTTCACCATTCCGGAATAAGACTTAGCCCATGATAGCAACCCTGATTTAGAAGTCATGGGGCTTCTTCAACGAGCCGGCCTGGACCACCCAGCCTTGAGGTCGAGCCTCCAGTGGGCCTCGGCTCTTTCACCTCAAGTTTGGCCCGGAATGTGACAGGAGAAAAGATAGCCGGCCCATCCTTTCAGTCATCTCGCAACTCTGTCTACACGCGCCGGAGAAAATTAAATGGGCGCCTAATATGGAGAAGGCGTCTGACGGTTTCGTACATACGAACCTATATGCCTAAGATAGCAGACACTATAGCTGAGAGGCCGTTAGGCACCGCTAacagacaaaaagaaaaagaataaaggggAGAGGACACATTCCCCTCACCTAAGCTAACCTGACCATTGTGAACCACATTCTCTCTGAATCTCAGATTATCATACATATATAttactttataaaatttcatcacactactataaaaataaatttaaaatagtaacgataaagtattattttatatattttaattatagttatAGATCAATAACAAAAATTTGAGATTTGTTGCATTTACTTTTGCTGTAAAATAgcagtttaattattttttcgtaATAAATATGAAGCGTaactaaaattacaattttataaaatataaattttatgaaaatatataattatatactaaaaaattgaattttatttacaataattttaataatattaaaataataattttaccatTGATACCACCATCTAAACTCTAACATAAGACGAAGTATTTGGGGAAAAAGGATGAAGATCCGGGCAAAATGGCTACAAGTGTCCATCATGATGAATAAGGATAGAGATAACGTATCTAGAGAACAAAATGGCTTCACATGATTAAGTATAgataaaaacatatatatttttttatgatgacAGAAAGAATTGTCCACTGCTCCCAATTCTGTTGCGATTGTCAActgaaatagtaaaataattaatgaatcacGCTTCACTCCACTATGGAAAATGGGTCGGCAACATCCATCAAACATAGAAAAATGTCCAAAACCACATTGGAATTGCTATCTCAGCCACGAATTCCCCACTTAAAGAATCATAGACTAGCGGCGTATCAATCAGATTTGCTCAGTTGATGCATTCCTCCACTATGATTTAACAACAGTTCACACGTTAACCCAATGAATCAACAACTATAAATAGCGTCTACCTCTCTCCCTAGTCTCCAAAAGAAGTCTCGTAAGCTACTAACTGAAGAGCTTAAATATATTTTCCGCTGTTGTTAATTTGTCCTTTCCGCCATTGAATCTGAGAGCCGGGCTGCAAGAAAGGATTTGGGTGTGGACCTTGGTGGCGTGGGAGTTGGGGTGGGAGCAGGAGTAGGACTAGGTTTAGGGGGTAGTGGCAGTGGCTCAGGAGCTGGAGCTGGCTCTGGTTCAGGTTCCAGCTCTGAATCAAGCTCCTATTCCTCGTCTAGGTCAAGTTCAAGTTCTAGAGGCTCCGGTTCGGGTTCCGAGGCAGGTTCATCTGCCGGTTCCTACGCTGGGTCTCGAGCTGGTTCAGGATCAGGTGGCGATCAAAGAGTTGACTCCGGATCCGGCTCTGGACACGGTGAGGGATATGGCGAAGGTTCTGGCAGGGGCAGTGGCTCTGGCAACGGGAAGGGATATGGTGAGGGCCGTGGCCATGGATCAGGATATGGCAGTGGGAGTggcaattaatgaaaaaataaataaataataaaagtcgttaggtgtatttaaataaatgttcGAAGACTTTCTTCGACGCATTTTCGGTTTCTTTACTATGAATAAATAAGAGGGTTTTTGCTGCATATTTCCTACTTCTGTTCAAGCATGCATGATTGCttttgtttttaattcttaatacaTTTCTGAGCTTCTCTTTTGCATGGCCGCTGTGACATTATCATGTTTTATTACTCTTTCTTGAGCATGCATGAGAACAGAtatcataatatttatatatcaaaTTTTTTGCTGCTCCCACTCTAGTCTAACAAATTCTTTTTGCATATAAACTTTCGTCCCACCAAGAATCGACAAGACTATCGTCCGGCCAAGAATCGACAAGAAAGTCTTGTTGGTAAAATCCAAAAGAAGAAGCCCTGATACTAATTTGTTGGATTTTTTTAGTGGAGAGTAGATATGAAATGAATGATAAAATTagatatctaaataaattacttagaaattagataatatattggatagttaaaaaatatagttaacAAAAATTAGCGATACAAATTTGGAAATTGAATATGTTATTCAAAAACTGCAATCTATTATTCTTATCAAACACTTATAATTCAGTACATTTTAATAACTATTATAATGAACAGTAAAATATCGATAacaaaaatgaataaataataatattatattgaaCCTCTTTTAACAAAACAATAAACTAAGAAATAAGACctaaaaaatctaaatagaAATTAGCTAATTAAGACTAAATCACACTAACATTAATTTTCAGAAAATTTGAATTAATCTTTAATATTCTCCCTTAGTTCAAAATTTCTAGAAAATTGAAATTCCATGAAAAACTTCTCTCCAAATATCAAATTTTGTGAAGCACTTCTCTTTACCGAATGTACATATCATTATCTTCCAATTATTGAACACTTCTCTCCAAAAATCTTGTTGTTATTGATGCACTTCTCATCAAATATTTCTTTGAAACACTTCTCTTTAATAATTCATAAAAGTTTTAGCACAGTTCTCACCATGgaactacttttttttttttaaattgcaaTTTTTTGAGAAAATTGACTCGTTTACGACTTATTTAATGAAGAATAACAATTTAGATATCTTTTCAACTTAGCCTCTTCATTTGGTTTAGGATATCTTTTCTCAATCTAGTTTCACCATTCTTGAGACTTAAATAGAATTCTCATCTTAATACTCCATAATTAAAGTTTTTACCTTTGAAAATAGAAATTATCGATTGAGATTTACTCATAACATTGATGTTAGATGCCATGAGTTTACGCCTAGTATTTTGAATAAACTAGGCTCTGATGCCATGTTGgtaaaaaacaaaagaagcccTAATACCAATTTGTTGGATTGTTTTTAGAGGAGAGGAGACATGAAACGGAGGATAAATTTAGATATCTAAATAAGCCTTATGCAAAAATTAGATACTTCCTCCATCCTATAATTTTGTCCACtttattaagaaatataatttcttttattaacttttcaattatatttatcttaaatacactaagttttattaaatattaagagatgttTTGAGGGTTTCTtggaaataatataaaattaaataagattataatagtcaatttatatgttaCTATAGTTTAAAAAGagaagtagataataattttggaacaataaaaaaagaaaagatggaCAAAAATTATGGAAAGGATGGAGTAATATATTGGATAGCTAAAAAACATAGTTAATATAAACTAGCAATCTGAA encodes:
- the LOC110630931 gene encoding putative glycine-rich cell wall structural protein 1 isoform X2, producing MTAFKSLAAISMLLAMSLTVSESRVQRKDLSVDLGGIGLGVGAGLGIGLGGGSGSGAGAGSGSGSGSGSSSSSSSASSSSSSSSGSGAGSEAGSYAGSYAGSRAGSSSRGSGSGSEAGSSAGSYAGSRAGSGSGGDQRVDSGSGSGHGEGYGEGSGRGSGSGNGKGYGEGRGHGSGYGSGSGN
- the LOC110630931 gene encoding putative glycine-rich cell wall structural protein 1 isoform X1; this encodes MTAFKSLAAISMLLAMSLTVSESRVQRKDLSVDLGGIGLGVGAGLGIGLGGGSGSGAGAGSGSGSGSGSSSSSSSASSSSSSSSGSGAGSEAGSYAGSYAGSRAGSRSGGNQGQGSGRGHGSGSGSGYGKGSGGGGGSGQGEGYGEGHGEGYGSGDGGN